The following proteins come from a genomic window of Puntigrus tetrazona isolate hp1 chromosome 15, ASM1883169v1, whole genome shotgun sequence:
- the LOC122359050 gene encoding dehydrogenase/reductase SDR family member 11-like, which yields MDRWKGRVALVTGASVGIGAAIAKSLVRHGMKVVGCARNVEQIQTLAAECVSSGFSGTLIPYKCDLSVEDDVLSMFSWIKVHHQGIDVCVNNAGLALPEPLLGGKTSAWRTMIDVNVIALSVCAREAYQSMKENTHDGHIININGMCGHRVLRNADLHFYTASKYAVTALTEGLRQELREAKSHIRATSISPGLVETELSYRLFSQNPEKAAAAYKSMKCLQAEDIANAVVYVLSAPPHVQVGDVQMRPVEQLT from the exons ATGGATCGCTGGAAAGGCAGGGTTGCTCTGGTCACCGGGGCTTCGGTGGGAATCGGGGCAGCTATCGCAAAGTCTCTTGTCCGGCACGGCATGAAGGTGGTCGGCTGTGCCAGGAACGTGGAGCAAATCCAG ACATTGGCAGCAGAATGCGTGAGCAGCGGCTTCAGCGGCACTCTGATCCCGTATAAATGCGATCTGTCCGTAGAGGACGACGTGTTATCCATGTTCTCCTGGATCAAAGTTCATCATCAGGGCATTGACGTGTGCGTTAATAATGCCGGATTGGCTCTCCCGGAGCCTCTGTTGGGCGGAAAAACAAGTGCCTGGAGAACTATGATAGAT gtgaacgtCATTGCCTTGTCGGTGTGCGCCCGCGAAGCTTACCAGTCCATGAAAGAAAACACTCACGACGGTCACATCATTAATATTAACGG TATGTGTGGACATCGTGTCCTCCGCAATGCTGATTTACACTTCTACACTGCCAGCAAATACGCGGTGACCGCTCTCACTGAGGGTCTTCGTCAAGAGTTACGAGAGGCCAAAAGCCACATACGTGCCACA TCTATATCTCCTGGTTTAGTGGAAACGGAGCTATCCTACCGGCTCTTTAGTCAAAACCCAGAAAAGGCTGCTGCTGCTTATAAAAGCATGAAG TGCCTGCAAGCGGAGGACATCGCAAACGCGGTGGTGTATGTCCTGAGCGCTCCTCCTCACGTTCAG GTTGGCGACGTTCAGATGAGGCCTGTGGAGCAGCTGACGTGA
- the LOC122359051 gene encoding dehydrogenase/reductase SDR family member 11-like, whose product MDRWKGRVALVTGASVGIGAAIAKTLVRHGMKVVGCARNVEQIQKLSSECVSSGFSGNLIPYKCDLSVEDDMLSMFSWIKVHHQGIDVCVNNAGLNFREPLLSGKTSGWRTIMDVNVIALSVCTREAYQSMKERNIDDGHIININSVCGHRVVNSADAHFYTASKYAVTALTEGLRQELREAKTHIRATSISPGLVETEFVYRLYNENPEMVVATYKSIKSLQAEDIANAVVYVLSAPPHVQIGDIDITPVEHEL is encoded by the exons ATGGATCGCTGGAAAGGCAGGGTTGCTCTGGTCACCGGGGCTTCGGTGGGAATCGGGGCAGCTATCGCAAAGACTCTTGTCCGGCACGGCATGAAGGTGGTCGGCTGTGCCAGGAACGTGGAGCAAATCCAG AAACTGTCTTCTGAATGCGTGAGCAGCGGCTTCAGCGGCAATCTGATCCCGTATAAATGCGATCTGTCCGTAGAGGACGACATGTTATCCATGTTCTCCTGGATCAAAGTTCATCATCAGGGCATTGACGTGTGCGTTAATAATGCTGGTTTGAATTTCCGAGAGCCTCTACTGAGCGGCAAAACAAGTGGCTGGAGAACTATAATGGAT GTGAACGTCATTGCCCTGTCAGTGTGCACCCGTGAGGCCTACCAGtccatgaaagaaagaaacatcgACGATGGTCATATCATCAATATCAACAG TGTTTGTGGACACCGGGTCGTCAACAGTGCTGATGCACACTTCTACACTGCCAGCAAATACGCGGTGACCGCTCTCACTGAAGGTCTTCGTCAAGAGTTACGAGAGGCCAAGACCCACATACGTGCCACA TCTATTTCTCCCGGCTTAGTGGAGACTGAATTTGTCTACCGGCTCTATAATGAAAACCCGGAAATGGTTGTTGCCACCTACAAAAGCATAAAG tcCCTGCAAGCGGAAGACATCGCAAACGCGGTGGTGTATGTCCTGAGCGCTCCTCCTCACGTTCAG ATTGGTGACATTGATATCACGCCAGTGGAGCATGAGCTGTAA